One segment of Coffea arabica cultivar ET-39 chromosome 7c, Coffea Arabica ET-39 HiFi, whole genome shotgun sequence DNA contains the following:
- the LOC113698806 gene encoding AAA-ATPase ASD, mitochondrial-like gives MMAMGEMWASLGSAMASIMFVWTMYQNYFPYELRVQIRRFGEKLRSFVYPYIQIIFPEYQGDGFERSRAFVAIERYLDKNSTKQAKRLRANVIQDCEQIVLSMQEAEEVTDEYERIKLWWSSSKHAPPTQSFSIYPREEAKRYFTLTFHKKHREIITKMYLKHVLDQGKAITVSQRQRKLYTNNKSEGWYGYRRTMWSSVVFEHPSTFDTLAMEPKKKQEIIDDLITFSKSKDYYAKIGKAWKRGYLLYGPPGTGKSSMIAAMATFMKYDVYDLELTSVKDNTELRKLLIDTSGKAIIVIEDIDCSLDLTGQREKKKEKNEDEKDENDPVKKKMKNMEEKKSSQVTLSGLLNFIDGLWSALGGEKLIVFTTNFVEKLDPALIRRGRMDKHIELSYCRFEAFKVLAKNYLDIESHNLFSEIEHMLEETNVTPADVAENLMPKAAGEGADICLERLIKAIEQAKEDARLKAEEEAKLKAEEEERLRAEKEEKEKQKEGDSEVKSSEETLTKGVKENGEEVKEKGKVAS, from the coding sequence ATGATGGCCATGGGGGAAATGTGGGCTAGTTTAGGCTCAGCTATGGCTAGCATAATGTTTGTCTGGACTATGTATCAAAACTATTTCCCCTACGAACTTCGTGTCCAAATTAGGAGATTTGGGGAGAAACTTAGAAGCTTTGTCTACCCATATATCCAAATCATATTCCCTGAATATCAAGGAGATGGTTTTGAGCGAAGTAGAGCCTTTGTGGCCATTGAAAGATACCTAGATAAGAACTCTACCAAGCAAGCAAAGCGTCTCAGAGCCAACGTGATCCAAGATTGTGAACAGATAGTCCTCAGTATGCAGGAGGCGGAAGAGGTTACTGACGAATACGAGCGAATCAAGCTTTGGTGGTCTTCCAGCAAACACGCTCCTCCCACCCAGTCCTTTTCAATCTATCCCAGAGAAGAGGCAAAGAGGTACTTCACGCTCACTTTTCACAAAAAGCATCGAGAAATCATCACAAAGATGTATCTGAAACATGTACTAGATCAGGGAAAAGCTATCACTGTAAGTCAGAGGCAGCGGAAGTTGTACACCAACAACAAGAGTGAAGGCTGGTATGGGTACAGGAGGACAATGTGGAGCAGTGTTGTTTTCGAGCATCCATCCACGTTTGATACTCTGGCCATGGAACCTAAGAAGAAGCAAGAAATCATTGATGATCTCATCACTTTTAGCAAATCCAAAGACTATTATGCAAAGATAGGCAAGGCATGGAAACGCGGATATCTTCTTTATGGTCCTCCTGGAACCGGTAAGTCCTCTATGATTGCTGCCATGGCTACTTTCATGAAGTATGATGTGTATGATCTCGAGTTGACTTCAGTTAAGGATAACACTGAATTGAGGAAATTGCTGATTGATACATCTGGAAAAGCTATTATTGTAATAGAAGATATCGATTGTTCCCTTGATCTCACGGGGCAAagggagaagaaaaaagagaaaaacgagGATGAGAAGGACGAAAATGATCCGGtcaagaagaagatgaaaaatatggaggaaaagaaaagcagcCAGGTTACTCTTTCAGGGCTTCTGAACTTCATCGATGGGCTTTGGTCAGCTTTAGGGGGCGAAAAGCTTATTGTTTTCACAACTAATTTTGTTGAAAAGCTTGATCCTGCTCTCATTAGAAGAGGGAGGATGGATAAGCACATTGAACTGTCATATTGTAGGTTTGAAGCATTCAAGGTATTGGCTAAGAATTACTTGGACATTGAGTCCCACAATCTGTTTTCCGAGATTGAACATATGTTGGAGGAAACCAACGTGACTCCAGCAGATGTTGCAGAAAATTTGATGCCAAAGGCTGCTGGAGAGGGTGCTGACATATGTTTAGAGAGATTGATCAAAGCAATTGAGCAAGCCAAGGAAGATGCGAGGCTGAAAGCTGAAGAGGAAGCAAAACTCAAagcagaggaagaagaaagactAAGAGctgagaaagaagagaaagagaaacagaAAGAAGGTGACAGTGAGGTGAAGAGTTCAGAAGAAACCTTGACCAAAGGggtgaaagaaaatggagaagaggtcaaagaaaaaggaaaagttgcTTCTTGA